One genomic segment of candidate division KSB1 bacterium includes these proteins:
- a CDS encoding ATP--guanido phosphotransferase produces the protein MKHESNKPQETWETAAASSRRYCNELAKTIPSWLQRSGPYGNIVLATRIRLARNLAAHPFPNKADRNSQAQVIAKVWEALASLPLVTPIRCLELSRLSRLDREMLVERRLASPAFIMRTGPRLLALTADESLSLMINEEDHLRLQTLQPGLAIVDAWQAISAFDDLLSERLDYAFSERFGYLTACPTNTGTGIRVSVLMHLPALALVGGIESAKRRLAQHGMTMRGFYGEGTAASGNMFQISNQLTLGKSEMEVMTEVTEMVQDLYQLEEYTRGELMMPPNDFLFDRIGRAYGTLRYARMLNSQECLDLLSMLRLGHDCGQPEMKNWPLALLNELTLMLQPGHLRKTHSGTARAFARDVLRATLLRVKLGLHS, from the coding sequence ATGAAGCACGAGAGCAACAAACCGCAGGAGACGTGGGAAACGGCGGCCGCCAGCTCCCGGCGCTATTGCAACGAACTGGCCAAAACCATCCCTTCCTGGTTGCAGCGCAGCGGCCCGTACGGCAACATCGTGCTGGCCACGCGCATTCGTCTGGCACGCAATCTCGCCGCCCATCCCTTTCCCAACAAGGCGGATCGCAACAGCCAAGCCCAAGTCATTGCCAAAGTCTGGGAGGCCCTTGCCAGCCTGCCGCTCGTCACGCCCATCCGCTGTCTCGAACTTTCGCGGCTGTCGCGCCTGGATCGCGAGATGCTGGTGGAACGCCGGCTCGCCAGCCCGGCATTCATCATGCGCACCGGGCCGCGGCTGCTCGCGCTCACGGCCGACGAATCGCTCAGCCTGATGATCAATGAAGAGGATCATTTGCGGCTGCAAACCCTGCAGCCCGGGCTGGCGATTGTCGACGCGTGGCAGGCCATCAGTGCGTTCGACGACCTGCTCAGCGAGCGTCTCGACTATGCCTTCAGCGAACGCTTCGGCTATCTCACCGCCTGCCCCACCAACACCGGCACCGGCATCCGCGTGTCGGTGCTGATGCATCTGCCGGCGCTGGCGCTGGTGGGCGGCATCGAGTCGGCCAAGCGGCGGCTGGCACAACACGGCATGACGATGCGCGGCTTCTACGGCGAAGGCACCGCCGCAAGCGGCAACATGTTTCAAATTTCCAATCAACTCACGCTGGGCAAGAGCGAGATGGAAGTGATGACGGAGGTGACGGAGATGGTGCAGGACTTGTACCAGCTCGAAGAGTACACCCGCGGCGAGCTCATGATGCCGCCCAATGACTTTCTGTTCGACCGCATTGGGCGCGCCTACGGCACGCTGCGCTACGCCCGCATGCTCAATTCCCAGGAGTGTCTCGACCTGCTCTCGATGCTGCGGCTGGGGCATGACTGCGGGCAGCCGGAGATGAAGAACTGGCCGCTCGCTCTGCTTAATGAATTGACCCTGATGCTGCAGCCCGGGCATTTGCGCAAGACCCACAGCGGCACGGCGCGCGCCTTCGCACGCGATGTCCTGCGCGCCACGCTGCTGCGTGTCAAGCTGGGATTACACTCCTGA
- a CDS encoding UvrB/UvrC motif-containing protein — protein sequence MTCQSCHNAKATVRLRQIVNGKQSEIYLCQACAQQQGLPDAAVNLPDFFGKVVNSILGQAPAKGSHRKSRGKNTLHGRCLQCGLTRAEFDAGGLLGCAACYTAFEPLLKVLLRNIHGRNRHTGRRPRPHKPPAGKNVAALRQELERAIGEQKFERAAELRDAIRAAQQAGRPSPPATS from the coding sequence ATGACCTGTCAATCCTGTCACAACGCCAAAGCCACGGTGCGTTTGCGGCAAATCGTGAATGGCAAACAGAGCGAGATTTATCTCTGCCAGGCCTGTGCGCAGCAACAGGGCCTGCCCGACGCCGCGGTCAATTTGCCGGACTTTTTCGGCAAAGTGGTGAACAGCATTCTGGGGCAGGCACCGGCGAAGGGCAGCCACCGCAAGTCGCGCGGGAAAAACACCCTGCATGGGCGCTGCCTGCAGTGCGGTCTGACCCGGGCGGAATTTGATGCCGGCGGGCTGCTCGGCTGTGCAGCCTGCTACACCGCATTTGAGCCGTTGCTCAAAGTGCTGCTGCGCAATATTCACGGCCGCAACCGTCACACCGGGCGGCGGCCACGGCCGCACAAACCGCCCGCCGGCAAAAATGTGGCCGCCCTGCGCCAGGAACTGGAACGCGCTATTGGCGAGCAAAAATTCGAACGCGCCGCCGAGTTGCGCGATGCGATTCGAGCGGCACAACAAGCCGGCCGCCCCTCACCGCCGGCCACGTCATGA
- the rpiA gene encoding ribose-5-phosphate isomerase RpiA, giving the protein MPRLSTDLQKQNAALAAVQYVENRMIVGLGTGSTTALALHALRDKIKKGLRITGVPSSTATAQLAKRLGIPLRNDAAGFQKIDLTIDGADEVDPDCNLIKGGGGALTREKIIATRSDRVIIIVNEKKLVPRLGRFRLPVEVLPFGWQSTAAILRSTGCKTLLRGSPAKPFRTDNGNFIIDCAFGEIAEPEKLLPLLKSIVGVVEVGLFVGIADLVIVGKRDGSVEERWAA; this is encoded by the coding sequence ATGCCTCGTCTCTCGACCGATCTGCAAAAACAAAATGCCGCGCTGGCCGCGGTGCAATACGTCGAAAACAGGATGATCGTCGGTCTGGGCACCGGCAGCACCACCGCCCTCGCCCTGCACGCGCTGCGTGACAAAATCAAAAAGGGCTTGCGCATCACCGGCGTGCCCAGCTCCACCGCGACCGCACAACTCGCCAAACGGCTGGGCATCCCGCTGCGCAACGATGCCGCCGGCTTTCAAAAAATCGATCTCACCATCGATGGCGCCGATGAAGTCGATCCGGATTGCAATCTCATCAAAGGCGGGGGCGGTGCGCTCACGCGTGAAAAGATCATTGCCACGCGCAGCGACCGGGTCATCATCATCGTGAATGAAAAAAAACTGGTGCCCAGGCTGGGCCGGTTTCGCCTGCCGGTGGAAGTGCTGCCCTTCGGCTGGCAATCGACCGCCGCGATTTTGCGCAGCACGGGCTGCAAAACCTTGCTGCGCGGCAGCCCGGCAAAACCGTTTCGCACGGACAACGGCAATTTCATCATTGACTGCGCTTTTGGCGAAATCGCCGAGCCGGAGAAGCTGCTGCCGCTTCTCAAGAGCATTGTCGGCGTGGTCGAGGTGGGGTTGTTCGTCGGCATCGCGGATTTGGTAATCGTGGGCAAACGCGATGGCAGCGTTGAAGAAAGATGGGCGGCTTAG
- a CDS encoding AAA family ATPase translates to MTISRVFIRAFKSIFELAFPLDPKITALVGANESGKTNILKALHAFSPGAQFDNTLTCQYSDYYYQGKCPEVALEFSQISKENRRNLLRFSEAFKDSETLLVKKDGPTLDDYHVFVGESEINLREKDMFLATLPKLLYFDEIQLLKNRATLEDLLEGGDHYRTERNLLRIGGINNPELIFEDSTRGRRASEEASRLITQQVRRAWSQEPTIEIKLNVNGNILYIDISDGTTVFDTPESRSLGFRWYLSFYINFIAQTVDARANEFIFLVDEAGIHLHPAGQKDLIRVMEDLAIKNQIVYTTHSPFMINRENPQRVRLVVKDKDGTSVDSEAYRENWKPLRNSIGLMISDLFFFSDRGVGEDSLAKKSGFFRRGLKPTLVK, encoded by the coding sequence ATGACCATATCACGTGTCTTTATAAGGGCATTCAAATCCATCTTCGAACTCGCATTTCCTCTCGATCCCAAAATCACCGCGCTAGTCGGTGCCAACGAAAGCGGCAAAACCAACATCCTGAAGGCGCTGCACGCTTTCAGCCCGGGGGCGCAATTTGACAATACCCTCACCTGCCAGTATTCCGACTACTATTATCAGGGCAAATGCCCGGAGGTGGCGCTGGAGTTTTCGCAAATCTCCAAGGAAAACCGCCGCAATCTGTTGCGCTTCAGCGAGGCGTTCAAGGACAGCGAAACGCTGCTGGTGAAAAAAGACGGCCCGACGCTCGACGACTACCACGTCTTTGTGGGCGAGTCGGAAATCAATCTGCGTGAGAAGGACATGTTTCTCGCCACCCTGCCCAAGCTGCTTTATTTCGATGAAATCCAGTTGCTCAAAAACCGCGCCACGCTGGAAGACCTGCTGGAGGGCGGCGATCATTACCGCACCGAGCGCAACCTGCTGCGCATCGGCGGCATCAACAACCCCGAGCTCATCTTCGAGGATTCCACCCGCGGCCGCCGTGCCAGCGAGGAAGCCAGCCGCCTGATCACCCAGCAGGTCCGCCGCGCCTGGTCGCAGGAACCCACCATCGAGATCAAACTCAACGTCAACGGCAACATTCTTTACATCGACATTTCCGACGGCACCACCGTGTTTGATACACCGGAATCGCGCAGCCTGGGCTTTCGCTGGTATCTCTCCTTCTACATCAACTTCATCGCCCAGACCGTGGACGCGCGTGCCAATGAGTTCATCTTTTTGGTGGATGAAGCCGGCATTCACCTCCACCCCGCCGGCCAAAAGGACCTGATCAGGGTCATGGAAGACCTGGCGATCAAAAATCAAATCGTCTACACCACCCATTCCCCGTTCATGATCAACCGCGAGAACCCCCAGCGTGTGCGGCTGGTGGTGAAGGACAAGGACGGCACCAGCGTCGACAGCGAGGCCTACCGCGAAAACTGGAAACCGCTGCGCAATTCCATCGGGCTGATGATCAGTGATCTCTTCTTCTTCAGCGACCGCGGGGTGGGCGAGGATTCCCTGGCGAAGAAATCCGGATTTTTCCGTCGCGGTTTGAAACCAACGCTGGTCAAGTAA
- a CDS encoding ABC transporter ATP-binding protein: MNESEPEIMAAREPIIITRRLCKSYPTATGQLDVLKGLDLTVYAGEIVAVVGASGVGKSTLLHLLGALDRPTSGEVIIGDTPLSRLNERQLAYFRNQFIGFVFQFHHLLPEFTALENVLLPAMIAGRNGRASRERAIQLLQDVGVAARMGHRPGQLSGGEQQRVAVARALMNEPRLVLADEPSGNLDRLSSESLHQLLWDLSRRDRRTFIIVTHNLSLAARADRVVELFDGQIRSIHVNRHELGTARR, translated from the coding sequence ATGAATGAAAGTGAGCCGGAGATCATGGCCGCAAGGGAACCCATCATCATCACCCGCCGGCTGTGCAAATCCTACCCCACTGCCACCGGGCAACTGGATGTGCTCAAAGGGTTGGATTTGACCGTGTACGCGGGCGAGATCGTTGCCGTGGTCGGCGCTTCGGGTGTGGGCAAGAGCACGCTGCTGCATCTGCTGGGCGCCCTGGATCGCCCCACCAGCGGCGAAGTCATCATCGGTGACACCCCGCTGTCCCGGCTCAATGAGCGCCAGCTTGCTTATTTCCGCAACCAGTTCATTGGCTTCGTCTTCCAGTTCCATCATCTGCTGCCGGAATTCACTGCGCTGGAAAATGTGCTGTTGCCGGCCATGATCGCCGGCCGCAATGGTCGTGCTTCCCGGGAGCGCGCCATCCAACTGTTGCAGGATGTGGGGGTGGCGGCACGCATGGGGCACCGGCCCGGGCAACTCTCCGGCGGCGAACAACAGCGGGTGGCGGTTGCCCGCGCGCTCATGAACGAGCCCCGACTCGTTCTGGCCGATGAACCCTCCGGCAATCTTGATCGTTTGTCAAGTGAGAGCCTGCATCAACTGCTGTGGGATTTGAGCCGGCGGGACCGGCGCACGTTCATCATCGTGACGCACAATCTTTCCCTCGCCGCGCGCGCCGATCGCGTGGTGGAATTGTTCGACGGCCAAATTCGCAGCATTCATGTCAACCGGCACGAGCTTGGCACAGCGCGGAGATGA
- a CDS encoding STAS domain-containing protein produces MHCETNHENNILIVCIPSRETHFALANELRHQLFHFIAAGERRLLIDLSRCEYLDSTLLGVLVGAARKLHAVNGALKLTGVHRNVRRLLQLTNLNRMFEAHDSKHEALAAFDGCEEISRN; encoded by the coding sequence ATGCATTGCGAAACCAACCACGAAAACAATATCCTCATCGTTTGCATCCCCAGCCGCGAGACTCATTTTGCGCTCGCCAACGAGTTGCGCCACCAGTTGTTTCATTTCATCGCAGCCGGGGAGCGCCGCCTGCTGATCGATCTATCGCGGTGTGAATACCTCGACAGCACTCTGCTCGGCGTGTTGGTGGGCGCCGCCCGCAAACTGCACGCGGTCAACGGCGCACTCAAGCTCACCGGCGTGCACCGCAACGTCCGGCGATTGCTGCAACTGACCAATCTCAATCGCATGTTCGAAGCGCACGACAGCAAGCACGAAGCGCTGGCGGCCTTCGACGGCTGCGAAGAGATTTCGAGGAACTGA
- a CDS encoding P1 family peptidase — translation MSASLCEVPGLRVGHAHDTAARTGCTVILPPPPAIAGVDVRGSAPGSREIEALKPVRLVQEVHGILFTGGSAFGLNAAAGVQRYLEEQNVGFDVGVARVPIVPAAVIFDLHVGDPRVRPTAEMAYQACCEASTTESRQGAVGAGCGATVGKVLGVPHSMAGGLGMASWRHGQLVIGVLAVVNAYGDIVDPQTGMLVAGARQPDGSFLDTQAYLQAHPFAPAHAWSNTTLVLVATNAQFNRVEITKVAQMAQDGLARAIRPAHTPFDGDMVFAISCGTERASLLAVGALAADLVAAAIVSAVRVSNS, via the coding sequence ATGTCTGCTTCCCTCTGTGAGGTTCCCGGCCTGCGCGTGGGCCATGCGCATGACACGGCCGCACGCACCGGCTGCACCGTCATCCTGCCGCCGCCTCCCGCCATTGCGGGAGTCGATGTGCGCGGCTCCGCGCCGGGGTCGCGCGAGATCGAGGCACTCAAACCGGTGCGCCTGGTGCAGGAAGTCCATGGCATTCTTTTCACCGGCGGCAGCGCGTTTGGTTTGAATGCCGCGGCCGGCGTCCAGCGCTACCTGGAGGAACAAAATGTCGGTTTCGATGTCGGCGTGGCCAGGGTGCCGATCGTGCCGGCGGCGGTGATCTTCGATTTGCACGTTGGCGATCCCCGGGTCCGGCCGACTGCCGAGATGGCGTATCAAGCCTGCTGCGAAGCTTCGACGACGGAGTCACGTCAGGGCGCGGTGGGGGCGGGCTGTGGCGCCACCGTCGGAAAAGTGCTCGGGGTGCCGCACAGCATGGCCGGCGGACTGGGCATGGCCTCCTGGCGTCACGGCCAACTGGTGATCGGCGTGCTGGCTGTGGTCAATGCTTACGGCGACATCGTCGATCCCCAAACCGGCATGCTCGTGGCTGGTGCGCGCCAGCCCGACGGCAGCTTCCTGGACACCCAGGCCTATCTGCAGGCGCATCCCTTCGCGCCGGCGCATGCCTGGAGCAACACCACACTGGTGCTGGTCGCCACCAACGCACAATTCAACCGCGTGGAAATTACCAAGGTCGCGCAGATGGCGCAAGACGGCCTGGCGCGCGCCATTCGTCCGGCGCACACCCCGTTTGACGGCGACATGGTCTTCGCCATTTCGTGCGGTACAGAGCGGGCCAGTCTGCTGGCGGTTGGCGCGCTGGCCGCTGATCTTGTTGCTGCAGCGATTGTGTCTGCAGTGCGGGTTTCCAATTCCTAA
- a CDS encoding lipoprotein-releasing ABC transporter permease subunit: MFYELFIARRYLRSKRQVKFISLITYISIAGVAIGTAALVIVLSVMNGFESEVRSRIIGFDAHIKVKTFHDQGLSDYRAVEEKIKDLPHIVAASPYVFNKALILAQGQDRKEGIIIKGIDPKRESLVTDLVKNVNYGTLDLGLIDKEGERPLPGILLGYSLADRLEVGPGDKVTLLSAAGLNVSGFGAMPRALQFRVAGYFETGIFEYDSNCAFIGIPEAQKLFELGNKVTGLQLKLEDMDLADEVAGLIESRLKYPYNTETWFEVNKNLFSWMQFEKWIAFIILSLIIIVAAFNIVSSLIMVVLEKTREIGILKSMGATNQSVMRIFMLQGLVAGVIGTATGLTLGYLLCWSQLKWKFFSLPADVYIINALPILMRPLDFAAVGLAAIVLSFTATIYPALRAATLDPVQAIRYE, encoded by the coding sequence ATGTTTTACGAACTGTTCATCGCACGGCGCTATCTGCGCTCGAAACGCCAGGTCAAATTCATCTCGTTGATCACCTACATCTCGATTGCCGGCGTGGCCATCGGCACCGCCGCGCTGGTGATCGTGCTTTCGGTGATGAACGGTTTCGAAAGCGAGGTGCGCTCGCGCATCATTGGCTTCGACGCTCATATCAAAGTCAAGACTTTCCATGACCAGGGTTTGAGCGATTACCGCGCCGTCGAGGAAAAAATCAAGGATCTGCCGCATATCGTCGCGGCCTCGCCCTATGTCTTCAACAAGGCCCTGATTTTGGCGCAGGGCCAGGATCGCAAGGAAGGCATCATCATCAAGGGTATCGACCCCAAACGCGAATCGCTGGTGACCGACCTGGTCAAGAATGTCAACTACGGCACACTCGACCTCGGCCTGATTGACAAGGAGGGCGAGCGGCCGCTGCCCGGCATTCTTCTGGGTTATTCGCTGGCGGACCGGCTGGAGGTCGGTCCGGGCGACAAAGTAACCCTGCTTTCTGCCGCGGGTTTGAATGTGAGCGGCTTCGGCGCCATGCCCCGCGCCCTGCAGTTTCGCGTCGCCGGCTACTTCGAAACCGGAATCTTCGAATATGATTCCAATTGCGCCTTCATCGGCATTCCCGAGGCGCAAAAGCTGTTCGAACTGGGCAACAAGGTGACCGGCCTGCAACTGAAGCTGGAGGACATGGACCTGGCCGACGAGGTCGCCGGCTTGATCGAAAGCCGCTTGAAATACCCCTACAACACTGAGACCTGGTTCGAGGTCAACAAAAACCTGTTCTCCTGGATGCAATTCGAGAAATGGATTGCATTCATCATTCTGTCGCTGATCATCATCGTGGCGGCCTTCAACATCGTCAGCAGCCTGATCATGGTGGTGCTGGAAAAAACCAGGGAAATCGGCATTCTCAAGAGCATGGGCGCCACCAATCAAAGTGTGATGCGCATCTTCATGCTGCAGGGGCTGGTGGCCGGCGTGATCGGCACCGCCACCGGCTTGACGCTCGGCTATCTGCTGTGCTGGAGCCAGCTCAAATGGAAATTCTTCTCGCTGCCCGCGGATGTCTACATCATCAATGCGCTGCCGATTTTGATGCGCCCGCTTGATTTTGCCGCGGTGGGGCTGGCCGCCATTGTGCTGTCCTTCACGGCGACCATCTACCCTGCGTTGCGTGCCGCCACTCTCGATCCAGTGCAGGCCATACGCTATGAATGA
- a CDS encoding ATP-dependent Clp protease ATP-binding subunit has product MKNNFSSRVQMVIQFSREEALRLGHDYIGTEHLLLGLIREGEGIAVEILRNLGTDLDEIKRAVEDAVKSTGETMTIGNIPFTKRAEKILKMAYVEAEKYKSDIIGTEHLLLALVKEKDGVAAQVLLNFDITYEAVREELDNILRGTPSSKEANPQRSKTPALDHFGRDLTELARKNELDPIIGREREIERVAQILSRRKKNNPVLIGEPGVGKTAIAEGLALRIVERKVPRILHNKRVVTLDLGAIVAGTKYRGQFEERMKAIMNELYRAKDVILFIDELHTIVGAGGASGSLDASNMFKPALARGELQCIGATTLDEYRQYIEKDGALERRFQKIMVDPPTPEETIQILEGLKDRYEQHHKVVYTPEAIAAAVKLSERYITDRFLPDKAIDVLDETGARVHLANIVVPKEITKLEDEIKKVRQEKDRVIKNQEFERAAELRDQEKRLNRKLDAAKRRWKETEEEVIATVTEDDIADVVAMMTGIPVRKVAQSENEKILGMEEELKKRIVGQDEVIHLLCKAIRRTRAGLKDPTRPIGSFIFLGPTGVGKTQLAKELAKYLFEKEDALIRLDMSEFMEKFAVSRLTGAPPGYVGHEEGGQLTEKVRRHPYSVVLFDEIEKAHPDVFNILLQILDDGHLTDGLGRKVDFKNTILIMTSNVGAREIKKAGGFGFSTEESEIDYAKMQSKIMEEVKRLFNPEFINRVDEIVVFRSLTREHMNQIIDIVVGEMLKKVSDRQIVINLTESAKDFIAEKGFDPVYGARPLKRVIQKNIEDPIAEHILRGQFTDGSQIRVDKSGEGLEFVEVGRKIVEKTEYKPKPPADDEKPESEAVEN; this is encoded by the coding sequence ATGAAAAATAATTTCTCGAGCCGAGTGCAGATGGTCATCCAGTTTTCACGCGAGGAAGCGCTGCGCTTGGGGCACGATTATATTGGCACCGAACACCTGCTCCTGGGGTTGATCCGCGAAGGGGAAGGAATTGCGGTGGAGATTCTGCGGAACCTGGGAACCGATCTCGATGAAATCAAACGCGCCGTCGAAGACGCCGTCAAATCAACCGGCGAAACCATGACCATCGGCAACATTCCGTTCACGAAACGGGCGGAAAAGATCCTGAAGATGGCCTATGTCGAAGCGGAAAAATACAAGTCGGACATCATCGGCACCGAACACCTGCTGCTGGCGCTGGTGAAGGAGAAGGACGGGGTTGCCGCCCAGGTGCTGCTGAACTTCGACATCACTTACGAGGCCGTGCGCGAAGAGCTCGACAACATCCTGCGCGGCACGCCTTCCAGCAAGGAGGCCAACCCGCAGCGCTCCAAAACCCCCGCGCTCGATCACTTCGGCCGCGACCTCACCGAGCTGGCACGCAAGAACGAGCTCGATCCGATCATTGGCCGCGAACGCGAAATCGAACGGGTGGCGCAGATCCTCAGCCGCCGCAAGAAGAACAACCCCGTGCTGATTGGCGAACCGGGCGTGGGCAAAACCGCCATCGCCGAGGGCCTGGCCCTGCGCATCGTCGAGCGCAAGGTGCCGCGCATCCTGCACAACAAGCGCGTGGTCACGCTCGACCTGGGCGCCATCGTGGCGGGCACCAAGTACCGCGGCCAGTTCGAAGAGCGCATGAAAGCGATCATGAACGAACTTTACCGCGCCAAGGACGTGATCCTGTTCATCGACGAATTGCACACCATTGTCGGCGCCGGCGGCGCGAGCGGCTCGCTGGACGCCTCCAACATGTTCAAACCGGCGCTGGCGCGCGGCGAGTTGCAGTGCATCGGTGCCACCACCCTGGATGAATACCGGCAATACATCGAGAAAGACGGCGCCCTCGAACGCCGTTTCCAGAAAATCATGGTCGATCCGCCCACCCCCGAGGAGACCATCCAGATTCTCGAGGGGTTGAAAGACCGCTACGAGCAGCACCACAAAGTCGTCTACACGCCCGAAGCGATCGCCGCGGCGGTGAAGCTCTCCGAGCGCTACATCACCGACCGCTTCCTGCCCGATAAGGCCATCGACGTGCTCGATGAAACCGGCGCGCGCGTGCATCTCGCCAATATCGTCGTGCCCAAGGAAATCACCAAACTGGAGGACGAGATCAAGAAAGTCCGCCAGGAGAAAGACCGTGTGATCAAAAACCAGGAGTTCGAGCGGGCGGCGGAGTTGCGCGATCAGGAAAAACGCCTCAACCGCAAGCTGGATGCCGCCAAGCGGCGCTGGAAGGAGACCGAGGAGGAAGTCATTGCCACCGTCACCGAGGATGACATTGCCGACGTGGTGGCGATGATGACCGGCATTCCGGTTCGCAAAGTCGCCCAGTCCGAAAACGAAAAAATCCTCGGCATGGAGGAGGAACTCAAGAAGCGCATCGTCGGGCAGGACGAGGTGATTCACCTGCTTTGCAAGGCGATCCGGCGCACGCGTGCCGGCCTGAAGGACCCCACCCGGCCGATCGGTTCCTTCATCTTCCTGGGCCCGACCGGTGTCGGCAAGACGCAACTCGCCAAAGAACTGGCCAAATACCTCTTCGAGAAGGAGGACGCCCTGATCCGGCTGGACATGTCGGAGTTCATGGAGAAGTTTGCGGTCTCGCGCCTGACCGGCGCCCCGCCCGGATACGTCGGCCACGAGGAGGGCGGCCAGTTGACCGAAAAAGTCCGGCGCCATCCCTACTCGGTGGTGCTTTTCGATGAAATCGAGAAGGCGCATCCCGATGTCTTCAACATTCTCCTGCAAATCCTCGACGACGGCCACCTGACCGACGGCCTCGGCCGCAAGGTCGATTTCAAGAACACCATCCTGATCATGACCTCGAACGTTGGCGCGCGCGAAATCAAGAAGGCCGGCGGTTTCGGCTTCTCCACGGAGGAGAGCGAAATCGATTACGCCAAAATGCAAAGCAAGATCATGGAGGAGGTCAAGCGGCTGTTCAACCCCGAGTTCATCAACCGCGTCGATGAGATCGTGGTGTTCCGCAGCCTGACGCGCGAACACATGAATCAGATCATCGACATCGTGGTGGGTGAGATGTTGAAGAAAGTCTCCGACCGCCAGATCGTGATCAATCTGACCGAGAGCGCCAAGGATTTCATCGCGGAAAAGGGCTTCGATCCGGTGTACGGCGCGCGGCCCTTGAAACGGGTGATTCAAAAGAACATCGAGGATCCCATCGCCGAGCACATTCTGCGCGGGCAATTCACCGACGGCAGCCAGATCCGCGTCGACAAAAGCGGCGAGGGGTTGGAATTCGTGGAAGTCGGACGCAAGATAGTGGAGAAGACGGAATACAAACCCAAGCCCCCGGCCGACGACGAGAAGCCCGAATCGGAGGCGGTGGAGAATTGA